A stretch of DNA from Basfia succiniciproducens:
TTATCGCAAAAGTGCGGTTCAATAAAGATAAAAAATTACAAGTCCTGGTTGATCACCCCAATATTAATCAGCCTATCGGCGCCGCCCAAGCCAAAACCGTCAAACAGGAACTCAAAGAGGGCGATTGGGTGGTGGCGACGTTAAAAACCCATCCGCTACGCGATGATCGTTTCTTTTATGCGCAAATTGCCGAATTTATTTGTTCGGCAGAGGACGAATTCGCCCCTTGGTGGGTAACCCTCGCGCGTCACGAACAGTCCCGTTACCCGGTTCAAGGTCAAGAAGTTTATTCCATGTTAGATACGGAAACCCGCCGGGATTTCACCGCACTTCATTTCGTCACCATCGACAGTGAAAATACGCAGGATATGGACGATGCCCTTTATATCGAGCCTGTTACCGGCCCAAACGACGAACAGACGGGCTGGAAGCTTGCGGTAGCGATTGCTGATCCTACCGCTTATATCGCCCTTGACTCACAAATTGAAAAAGATGCCCGCAAACGCTGTTTCACTAATTATTTGCCGGGATTTAACATTCCGATGCTGCCTCGGGAACTATCCGACGAACTTTGTTCATTAATGGAAAATGAAACCCGCGCGGCGCTTGTTTGCCGACTCGAAACCGATATGCAGGGCGAAATCGTCGGCGAACCCGAATTTATATTAGCTCAGGTACAATCGAAAGCTAAACTGGCTTATAACAACGTATCCGACTATTTAGAACAAGTCGAGAACGCCTGGCAACCTGAAAACGAAAGTACTCAACAACAAATTAATTGGCTGCACCAGTTTGCCTTGGTTCGCATTAACTGGCGAAAAAAACACGGGTTATTATTCAAAGAAAAACCGGATTACAGTTTCGTACTGGCGGATAACGGTCATGTGCGTGAAATTAAGGCGGAATATCGTCGCATTGCCAACCAAATCGTGGAAGAATCCATGATTATCGCCAATATTTGTTGCGCGCATTATTTGGCGAAAAATGCGCAAACCGGGATTTTCAATACTCATGTAGGATTCGATAAAAAATTCCTGCCGAACGCCCATAATTTCTTAATGGCAAATCTGAGTAACGAAGAAAACCAACAGGAATTAGCCGAGCGTTATTCCGTGGAAAATTTAGCTACCTTAGCGGGCTATTGCCGTATGCGACATGATATTGAACCAATTGAAGGCGATTATCTGGAATTCCGTTTACGTCGTTTCCTGACCTTTGCGGAATTTAAGTCGGAACTCGCACCGCATTTCGGTTTAGGTTTAACGGGTTACGCCACCTGGACCTCACCAATCCGTAAATATTCCGATATGGTGAATCACCGCTTAATTAAAGCCTGTCTAGCTAACCGGGAATGTGTAAAACCGAGCGATGAAACTCTTGCCCGCTTGCAGGAAGCCCGTAAACAAAACCGTATGGTGGAACGTGATATTGCCGATTGGCTATACTGCCGTTATCTGGCGGATAAAGTGGAAAGCAACCCGGAATTCCGGGCGGAAGTACAGGATTGCATGCGCGGCGGTTTACGGGTGCAATTATTGGAAAACGGTGCAAGCGTATTCGTGCCGGCCTCAAGTATTCATCCGAACAAAGACGAAATTCAAGTCAATACCGATGAACTGGCCCTTTATATTAATGGCGAACGCCGTTATAAAATCGGCGACATCGTTAACATTCGGTTGACGGAAGTAAAAGAAGAAACCCGTAGCCTGATCGGCAACCTGGTTTAATGGGAAAAAGTGAGGTATTTTTTACCGCACTTTTCTTTTTTCTAACGGTAAACGGTTTGTATAAAATACCGTTATAACTTTATTGAGCGATTATTATGCTAACAACACTACTTCAAACCCATATTACCTTTGCTTTTCTGAGTCTGATGCTATTAATCGTGCGCGTTTATATGCAATTACAAGGCAAGGACTGGCGCACCGTAAAACTTTTAAAAATCACACCGCACTTAGCCGATACGTTGTTGGTTTTAAGCGGGGTCGCATTGGTATTCGTATTTGGTTACGGATTACAAATGTGGTTAATAGGAAAAGTACTTCTATTGGTTCTATATGCGTTCTTTTCAGCAAAATTTTTTCAAAAAAATGCCGTCAAGTCGAATATTTTGTTTTTAATTCTCGCCCTTTCAGCGTTTTTAGCGGCAATGTACTTAGGTTATTTTCACTAAATTTCATATAAACGCCGGCGTTTGAACCTTGGCTATACCAACGGCTCCAAAGAGGTGAGCGAAGCGAGTAAAAAACACCGCACTTTAATTCGTTTCAATTTAACGGTAAAAGTGCGGTATTTTACAGACTACGGAAAATTTAGCCGCCGGCTAATTTAACCTTAAATCCTTTTTGTTCCAACAATTGTTTAAGTAAATCCCGTTTTTCACCCTGTATTTCTATATTCCCGTCCTTAATCGAACCGCCGCAACCACAACGTTTCTTCAATTCTGCGGCTAATTTTTTCAGTTCGTCATCCGGCAAATCCAATCCGACAATCAAAGAAATACCGGCGCCTTTGCGCCCGCTGGTTTGACGATGAATACGGACAATGCCGTCGCCTTTAGGACGCTCTTGCTTTGTTTTCTCCGGCTTTATTCTGCCGGTTTCAGTGGAATATACAATATCATTCATAAAAGTGCGGTCTGTTTTTTCAAATTTTTAACTAAAAAGCGGACATTACCCGCCCGCTTCGAATTTTTAACAAAACTAATATAGGCAGGCTCCGGTCCGCCTTTATAACTTCGCCTTGTTAGGCGAGGGCGGCTATTTTCTTATTAAGCGATTAAATTCGCAATAGACGCATTAATTGAACGCAACACTTCAGCCGGATTTGCCGCTTGCGTAATCGGGCGCCCAATCACTAAATAATCGGAACCGGCTTCAATTGCCGCCGGAGGAGTCATGACTCGGCGTTGATCACCGAATTCAGAACCAACAGGACGAATTCCCGGTGTAATTAATTTGAACTCTTTACCTAAATGTTGACGTAAAATTTCCACTTCCTGCGGCGAACAAACCACACCGTCTAAACCCGCACGTTGACTTAGATGAGCAAGGCGGATAACTTGCTCCATCGGTGAAGCGTTAATACCGATTTGTAACAAATCCAAATCTTCCATACTGGTTAAAACGGTAACGCTAATCAGAATCGGCGCATCTTTACCGTAAGGCTCAAGAATCTTCTTCGCTTCTTCCATCATTCGTAAACCGCCGCTGGCATGTAGATCCACCATCCATACTCCAAGATCGGCGGCTGAACGTACCGCTCTTGCAACCGTATTCGGAATATCGTGGAATTTTAAATCCAAAAACACATCAAAGTCACGGTCTTGCAGCAGTTTTACAAAATTTGTACCTAAGGTAGTAAACATTTCTTTACCCACTTTTAAGCGGCATAAACTCGGATCGATTTGATCCACTAATTGGAGCGCTTCTTTTTCCGTTTCGTAATCTAATGCTACGATAATTTTATTACTCATATTAACTTCCTCTTTGCTAAATTTGGCTTTCAATACCGCGAATCGGTTTCACTTTTTCCCATTGACGGCAAGACGGGCAACACCATAATAATTTATGACTTTGGTAACCGCAGTTTGTACAACGATAACCAAAACTTTGTTTAATTCGTTCGCCAACAATACGGTGTAATAAAACCAGGCTGTCTTTGCCCCGTCCCTCTTCGGCATCATCTACCTGATATTGAACGAAACGGTGAAATAAAAACAGGCTCGGATTTTGCGTTAATTGCTGATAAACCTTATTCTGTGCCGCTGTACGGCCGTCTTGTTCGGCAATTAAATCCGCCAGTGCTAGGGCAACCGAGCTATTATGTTTATATTCTTGATTGGCTCTAATTAAAAATAATTCGAAATTATCCAATTGATTTAAATGCTGATAGCATTCTTTAAGTTGAGGGAGAACCTCACCCACATAACTTGCATTTTGCGTCAGTACATTCTCAAGCACAGGGACTGCTTTCGCATACTGCTCTTCTTGTATCAAAAAATCCCCCAATAACATAGAAGCTCTGACGCAACTAGGTGAAACAGTCAATGCCTGCTGAAGAATTTCTTTAGGCTGCTCTTTGCTCTCCTCCCCCAATGTACGGGCATATTCACAATAATATTGCGCCAATTCGATATTATCTTCCTGAGGAGAAATTTTGGCTAATTTTTCCGCCACATTAATCGCTTTTTTCCAATCTTTTGTTTTTTGATAAATAACGGCTAATTGTTGTAATGCGCCTTCGGCAAATTCGGGCTCGTCCACTAACATAATATAAAGCGTTTCGGCTCGGTCAAAAAATCCTACGGACATAAAATCCTTAGCCAATTGCTGCTTGGCTAACAATTTTTGTTCGAAAGTGTAATAAGAACTGCGGTCTAAATTTTGATGAATTCGTAAGGCTCTGTCCACTTCACCACGGGAACGAAACAGATTACCTAAAGTGAGCTCCGCTTCAAATTGTGAATTGCTATCGATCTCATTTTCTTCTTCCTGCTTTTGCAACATATGTAAAAATAAATCGACCGCTTTTTCCGTTTGGTTGGATAAAAGAAAATTTACTCCCGTCACATAGTCACGGGATAATTTATTACTGACGTCTTCCTGATCTTTCTTCGCGCTTCGGTGTCCCATATACCAGCCGTAAGCAGCGGCAATGGGTAAAAGCAGAAAGAGTAATTCAAGCATTATTGTGCAGCCTTATCTAGACTGGTAGTAAGTTCGTTAATTTGCTGAGTTTGGCGTTTTACTTGGCGTGTTAACGTAATATTTTTAAGTTTCAGTTTTAAATAGAAGAAAGCGGTAATGAGCCATCCCAAAATTAAACCGAAACCAAATAAAATCGCTACTAAAGAAGATAATTGCAACTCACTTTGCGCAATAATATAGTTGAAAGTAATAACTTGATCATTATTCGCACCCACCGTAATTGCCACTAAAATAATCGCAATAATAATTACAAACGCAAAAATATATTTAATCATAATGCATTTTCCTCAAATAAATTTTTTTCATTATGCCAAAAATCAATACAAAAAACGACACTTTACGTGTCGTTATTTTGACGATATCCGAGTATTTTAAACTTATGCGTTAAAATCCACTCGTTCCCTTAATTCTTTGCCCGCTTTAAAATGAGGAACACATTTCGCATCTAATTTCACTTGTGCACCGGTTTTAGGATTACGACCCACTCGAGGTTGACGGAAGTGTAAGGAAAAACTACCGAATCCCCGGATTTCAATTCGATCACCGCTTTCTAAAGCCTGAGACATATGTTCAAGAATCTCTTTTACCGCATTCTCAACACTTTTCACTGAAATAGAATGATTTTTTTCAACCAAACTTTCAATAAGTTCTGATTTAGTCATAATGGGATCCTTTTATTTCAACAATACAACATAATAATTCTTTTACTAAACCATTATGTTGTACTTCTCTTTGTGAGATAACCGGCGCACTAATGCACGCCGGTTAATTTACTTTACTTGGTAAATAAGTAATTATTCGCCTTTAGCAGCTTTGAATGCTTCAGCCATTGCGTTCGGAATAGCAACGTCTTCTTGTTTGTTATTCACGCTTGCAACTGCAGCAGCTTCTTCAGCTTGATCTTTCGCACGTACGGATAAATGAACGATGCGAGCTTTACGATCAACACCAGTGTATTTTGCTTCCACAACATCACCGGCATTTACTTCGTCTGTTAAATCCGCTGCACGGATATAACCTTCAACGCCACCGTTTAATTCAACTTTAGCGCCTTTGCTATCGGCTTCGACAACAGTTGCAGAAACTACCGCACCTTTTTTGTTTACCGCTACGAAGTTATTGAACGGGTCTTCTTCAAGTTGTTTGATACCTAAAGAAATACGTTCTTTAGCCGAATCGACTTGTAAAACAACAGCTGCGACTTCGTCACCTTTTTTGTAGTTACGAACCGCTTCTTCACCTGCCACATTCCAAGAAATGTCAGATAAGTGAACTAAACCGTCGATGCCGCCTTCAAGACCGATGAAGATACCGAAATCAGTGATTGATTTGATTTTACCTTCAACTTTATCGCCTTTGTTGTGAGTTTCAGCAAATTGTAACCACGGATTTGCTTTGCATTGTTTTAAGCCTAAAGAAATACGACGACGTTCTTCATCGATTTCTAATACCATAACTTCAACGGTATCGCCTAAGCTTACAACTTTAGATGGGTGGATATTTTTGTTTGTCCAGTCCATCTCAGAAACGTGAACTAAACCTTCAACGCCGTCTAAAATTTCAACGAAACAACCGTAGTCGGTTAAATTGGTTACTTTACCGGTTAATTTGCTGCCGACCGGATGGTTTTGAGCGATTGCAGCCCATGGATCTTGACCTAATTGTTTTAAGCCTAAAGATACACGTGTGCGATCCTTATCAAATTTTAATACTTTAACGGTAATTTCGTCGCCCACATTTACGATTTCACTTGGGTGTTTAACACGTTTCCAAGCCATATCGGTGATATGTAATAAACCGTCAACACCGCCTAAATCAACAAACGCACCGTAATCGGTTAAGTTTTTAACCGTACCTTTAACTTCTGCGCCTTCAGCTAAGTTCGCTAAAATTTCTTCGCGATCTTGGCTGTTTTCTGATTCGATTACCGCACGACGAGAAACAACTACGTTGTTACGTTTTTGATCTAATTTGATAACTTTGAATTCTAACTCTTTACCTTCAAGATGTAGAGTATCACGTACCGGACGAGTATCTACCAATGAACCAGGTAAGAATGCACGAACACCGTTTAACTCAACTGTGAAACCACCTTTAACTTTACCGTTGATTAAACCGGTAACAGTAGCTTGTTCTTCGTATGCTTTTTCTAACTCAATCCAAGATTCGTGACGAACCGCTTTTTCGCGAGAAAGTTTAGTTTCACCGAAACCGTCTTCCACTGCGTCTAAAGCAACATTTACAACATCACCGACTTGAACTTCTAATTCACCTTGTGCATTTTGGAATTCTTCCACAGGAATTGCAGATTCTGATTTTAAACCAGCGTCAACAAGCACAAAGCCTTT
This window harbors:
- the pyrF gene encoding orotidine-5'-phosphate decarboxylase encodes the protein MSNKIIVALDYETEKEALQLVDQIDPSLCRLKVGKEMFTTLGTNFVKLLQDRDFDVFLDLKFHDIPNTVARAVRSAADLGVWMVDLHASGGLRMMEEAKKILEPYGKDAPILISVTVLTSMEDLDLLQIGINASPMEQVIRLAHLSQRAGLDGVVCSPQEVEILRQHLGKEFKLITPGIRPVGSEFGDQRRVMTPPAAIEAGSDYLVIGRPITQAANPAEVLRSINASIANLIA
- a CDS encoding integration host factor subunit beta produces the protein MTKSELIESLVEKNHSISVKSVENAVKEILEHMSQALESGDRIEIRGFGSFSLHFRQPRVGRNPKTGAQVKLDAKCVPHFKAGKELRERVDFNA
- the yciH gene encoding stress response translation initiation inhibitor YciH, encoding MNDIVYSTETGRIKPEKTKQERPKGDGIVRIHRQTSGRKGAGISLIVGLDLPDDELKKLAAELKKRCGCGGSIKDGNIEIQGEKRDLLKQLLEQKGFKVKLAGG
- a CDS encoding LapA family protein, whose product is MIKYIFAFVIIIAIILVAITVGANNDQVITFNYIIAQSELQLSSLVAILFGFGLILGWLITAFFYLKLKLKNITLTRQVKRQTQQINELTTSLDKAAQ
- the rnb gene encoding exoribonuclease II, with translation MFQNNPLLSQLKQQLHDSKPHVEGVVKGTDKAYGFLETEKETFFIAPPAMKKVMHGDKIKAAIETIGDKKQAEPEELIEPMLTRFIAKVRFNKDKKLQVLVDHPNINQPIGAAQAKTVKQELKEGDWVVATLKTHPLRDDRFFYAQIAEFICSAEDEFAPWWVTLARHEQSRYPVQGQEVYSMLDTETRRDFTALHFVTIDSENTQDMDDALYIEPVTGPNDEQTGWKLAVAIADPTAYIALDSQIEKDARKRCFTNYLPGFNIPMLPRELSDELCSLMENETRAALVCRLETDMQGEIVGEPEFILAQVQSKAKLAYNNVSDYLEQVENAWQPENESTQQQINWLHQFALVRINWRKKHGLLFKEKPDYSFVLADNGHVREIKAEYRRIANQIVEESMIIANICCAHYLAKNAQTGIFNTHVGFDKKFLPNAHNFLMANLSNEENQQELAERYSVENLATLAGYCRMRHDIEPIEGDYLEFRLRRFLTFAEFKSELAPHFGLGLTGYATWTSPIRKYSDMVNHRLIKACLANRECVKPSDETLARLQEARKQNRMVERDIADWLYCRYLADKVESNPEFRAEVQDCMRGGLRVQLLENGASVFVPASSIHPNKDEIQVNTDELALYINGERRYKIGDIVNIRLTEVKEETRSLIGNLV
- the rpsA gene encoding 30S ribosomal protein S1; this translates as MSESFAQLFEESLKELETRQGSIVSGTVVAIQKGFVLVDAGLKSESAIPVEEFQNAQGELEVQVGDVVNVALDAVEDGFGETKLSREKAVRHESWIELEKAYEEQATVTGLINGKVKGGFTVELNGVRAFLPGSLVDTRPVRDTLHLEGKELEFKVIKLDQKRNNVVVSRRAVIESENSQDREEILANLAEGAEVKGTVKNLTDYGAFVDLGGVDGLLHITDMAWKRVKHPSEIVNVGDEITVKVLKFDKDRTRVSLGLKQLGQDPWAAIAQNHPVGSKLTGKVTNLTDYGCFVEILDGVEGLVHVSEMDWTNKNIHPSKVVSLGDTVEVMVLEIDEERRRISLGLKQCKANPWLQFAETHNKGDKVEGKIKSITDFGIFIGLEGGIDGLVHLSDISWNVAGEEAVRNYKKGDEVAAVVLQVDSAKERISLGIKQLEEDPFNNFVAVNKKGAVVSATVVEADSKGAKVELNGGVEGYIRAADLTDEVNAGDVVEAKYTGVDRKARIVHLSVRAKDQAEEAAAVASVNNKQEDVAIPNAMAEAFKAAKGE
- a CDS encoding SirB2 family protein translates to MLTTLLQTHITFAFLSLMLLIVRVYMQLQGKDWRTVKLLKITPHLADTLLVLSGVALVFVFGYGLQMWLIGKVLLLVLYAFFSAKFFQKNAVKSNILFLILALSAFLAAMYLGYFH
- the lapB gene encoding lipopolysaccharide assembly protein LapB, translated to MLELLFLLLPIAAAYGWYMGHRSAKKDQEDVSNKLSRDYVTGVNFLLSNQTEKAVDLFLHMLQKQEEENEIDSNSQFEAELTLGNLFRSRGEVDRALRIHQNLDRSSYYTFEQKLLAKQQLAKDFMSVGFFDRAETLYIMLVDEPEFAEGALQQLAVIYQKTKDWKKAINVAEKLAKISPQEDNIELAQYYCEYARTLGEESKEQPKEILQQALTVSPSCVRASMLLGDFLIQEEQYAKAVPVLENVLTQNASYVGEVLPQLKECYQHLNQLDNFELFLIRANQEYKHNSSVALALADLIAEQDGRTAAQNKVYQQLTQNPSLFLFHRFVQYQVDDAEEGRGKDSLVLLHRIVGERIKQSFGYRCTNCGYQSHKLLWCCPSCRQWEKVKPIRGIESQI